The following coding sequences lie in one Arachis stenosperma cultivar V10309 chromosome 5, arast.V10309.gnm1.PFL2, whole genome shotgun sequence genomic window:
- the LOC130981343 gene encoding uncharacterized mitochondrial protein AtMg00810-like → MIITGDNVDGISDLKASLYRTFEMKDLGFLSYFLGLEVISTDDGIYLSQTKYASDLFARAGIADSRTESTPLEPNVRFTPMDDTVLDNPTLYRQLVGGLVYLTVTRPDIAYPVHILGQFLSAPRTTHYAAVLRILHYIKGTLFYGLYFYAHSSLFLQAYSDAEWAGDTTDRCSTTSYCLFLDDSLIS, encoded by the coding sequence atgattATTACTGGAGATAATGTTGATGGTATCTCTGATCTCAAGGCGTCCCTTTACCGTacttttgagatgaaagatcttggtttTCTCAGCTATTTTCTTGGTCTAGAAGTCATATCCACCGATGATGGAATCTATCTCTCTCAAACTAAATATGCTTCAGATCTTTTTGCTCGAGCTGGAATTGCAGATAGTCGCACTGAGTCTACTCCTCTTGAGCCTAATGTTCGATTTACTCCTATGGATGACACTGTTTTAGATAATCCTACTCTTTATCGACAGCTAGTTGGAGGACTCGTCTACTTAACTGTCACCCGACCAGATATCGCCTATCCGGTTCATATTCTTGGCCAGTTCTTGTCAGCTCCTCGTACTACTCACTATGCGGCAGTTCTTCGCATTCTTCACTACATCAAAGGCACCCTATTCTATGGCCTTTATTTTTATGCCCATTCATCTTTATTCCTTCAGGCGTACTCAGATGCTGAATGGGCTGGTGATACCACTGATCGTTGTTCCACTACTAGTTATTGTTTGTTTCTTGACGACTCTCTCATTTCCTAG